One Brassica napus cultivar Da-Ae chromosome C2, Da-Ae, whole genome shotgun sequence DNA window includes the following coding sequences:
- the LOC106423987 gene encoding serine/threonine-protein kinase BSK6-like, which translates to MKSSHKGKNHSTKLAFAPPEYLHLGILIRESVTYSFGTLLLDLMSGRHIPPNHALDLFQGKNYLVLMDSAQDGQFFDESASNNLPEKTKPVTEPLKLTPFGDACLRVDLCTIHELLEKLGYGEEDGVAHMCSAEALSEAMQAQVGSPEWPIALYLQAVCLFKLDMEAEAKEALRYGSDLEPY; encoded by the exons ATGAAGAGTAGTCACAAAGGGAAGAATCATAGTACCAAGTTAGCATTTGCTCCTCCTGAATATTTGCACCTAG GTATTTTGATACGTGAGAGCGTCACATATAGCTTTGGGACCTTGTTATTGGATCTTATGAGCGGTAGACATATTCCTCCAAACCAT GCGCTTGATTTGTTCCAAGGCAAAAACTATTTGGTGCTAATGGATTCAGCTCAGGATGGTCAGTTCTTTGATGAA TCTGCGTCAAACAATCTGCCTGAAAAGACTAAACCTGTAACAGAGCCACTTAAGTTGACTCCCTTTGGAGATGCATGTTTGAGAGTAGATCTTTGTACCATACACGAACTACTCGAGAAACTCGGGTatggagaagaagatggggTCGCGCACATG TGTTCAGCGGAGGCTCTGAGCGAGGCGATGCAAGCGCAAGTAGGTTCACCGGAATGGCCAATCGCTCTTTACTTACAAGCCGTTTGTCTCTTTAAGCTAGATATGGAAGCTGAAGCTAAAGAAGCACTTAGATATGGCTCTGATCTTGAGCCTTATTAG
- the LOC106424034 gene encoding laccase-8-like produces the protein MSHKSYKSTTCNSFVVMKTFPYCRSTMPFPIQAFLIALLFSSIASAAIVEHVFNVEDVVVKPLCQEQMIPSVNRSLPGPTINVREGDTLVVHVINNSTYNITIHWHGVFQRNSPWMDGANMITQCPIQPGYNFTYRFDITGQEGTLLWHAHVVNLRATLHGAIIIRPRSGRPYPFPKPYKEVPIIFAQWWNVDLAVLQLRPAPIADAFLINGLAGDTYSCSKNRMYNLKVVQGKTYLLRIINAALNTHLFFKIANHNVTVVAIDAAYTTPYVSDVMILTPGQTVDALLTADQPIGLYYMTISAYISAHPIVPVPTDRTINGLIVYEGAALNTSPAKTTMPEGMNQISTAHRFSSNITSLVDGPHWTPVPRHVDEKMFITMGLGLDPCPLGTKCIGPLGQRYAGSLNNRTFAIPQTLSLQEAYFYNISGIYTDDFPNQPPLKFDYTNFEVSGDNEYKMLFPERKTSVKKLKFNSTVELIVQNTGIITSESHPMHLHGFNFYVLGYGFGNYDPINDARKLNLVNPQMRNTVGVPPGGWVVLRFIANNPGAWMFHCHMDAHLPYGIIMAFIVQNGPTPETSLQPPPSNLPQCTRDPKIYESPTTNVDLSY, from the exons aTGTCTCACAAATCATATAAGTCCACAACCTGTAATTCTTTTGTAGTAATGAAGACATTTCCATATTGTAGATCAACAATGCCTTTCCCAATCCAAGCCTTCCTCATcgctcttctcttctcttccatTGCTTCAGCAGCTATCGTCGAACATGTTTTCAAC GTGGAAGACGTGGTGGTGAAACCATTGTGCCAAGAGCAGATGATACCGAGTGTTAACCGAAGTCTTCCCGGTCCAACCATAAACGTTAGAGAAGGCGACACTCTTGTGGTTCATGTCATCAACAACTCAACTTACAACATAACTATCCACTG GCATGGAGTTTTTCAGAGGAATAGCCCATGGATGGATGGTGCGAATATGATAACTCAATGTCCGATTCAACCAGGTTATAACTTCACATATCGATTCGATATCACTGGACAAGAAGGTACATTGTTATGGCACGCACACGTCGTTAATCTGCGAGCCACTCTTCACGGGGCTATAATCATTCGTCCCCGATCTGGTCGTCCCTACCCTTTTCCTAAACCTTACAAAGAAGTTCCAATCATTTTTG CACAATGGTGGAACGTAGATCTTGCAGTTCTTCAGTTACGGCCAGCTCCGATTGCCGATGCTTTCCTCATAAATGGCCTCGCCGGAGATACCTATTCCTGCTCTAAGAACA GGATGTATAACCTCAAGGTAGTACAAGGAAAAACATACTTGTTAAGGATTATAAATGCGGCGCTCAACACTCACCTCTTCTTCAAAATAGCCAATCACAATGTAACAGTTGTTGCTATAGATGCTGCCTACACAACTCCTTATGTCAGCGACGTGATGATTTTGACTCCGGGACAAACGGTCGACGCACTTCTCACCGCCGACCAACCCATTGGTTTGTACTACATGACCATTAGCGCTTACATTAGTGCCCACCCTATCGTACCGGTTCCCACTGATAGAACCATCAATGGTCTGATCGTATACGAGGGTGCCGCATTGAACACATCTCCAGCAAAGACGACGATGCCTGAAGGGATGAACCAAATATCCACTGCTCATAGATTCTCCTCAAACATCACTAGCCTTGTGGATGGACCCCATTGGACGCCGGTGCCTCGCCATGTGGACGAGAAGATGTTCATAACGATGGGGCTTGGTTTAGACCCATGTCCCCTGGGTACCAAGTGTATTGGACCCTTAGGTCAAAGATATGCCGGTTCTCTCAACAACCGTACTTTTGCAATTCCGCAAACGCTTTCTCTTCAGGAAGcttatttttacaatattagTGGAATCTACACAGATGATTTCCCCAACCAGCCACCGCTCAAATTTGATTATACAAATTTCGAAGTCAGTGGTGATAATGAGTACAAAATGTTGTTTCCAGAAAGGAAAACTAGCGTCAAGAAACTTAAGTTCAATTCTACAGTTGAGCTTATTGTGCAGAACACAGGGATAATCACCTCTGAGAGCCATCCTATGCACCTTCACGGCTTCAACTTCTACGTGTTAGGTTATGGATTCGGTAATTATGATCCAATCAATGATGCAAGAAAGCTAAATCTAGTCAACCCGCAAATGCGCAATACCGTCGGTGTACCACCAGGTGGATGGGTTGTTCTCAGATTTATCGCTAATAATCCTG GTGCATGGATGTTTCATTGTCACATGGATGCACATTTACCTTACGGAATTATAATGGCTTTCATAGTCCAAAATGGACCAACACCGGAAACAAGCTTGCAACCTCCCCCCTCGAATCTTCCACAATGCACTCGTgatcccaagatctatgagtctcCCACTACTAACGTTGATTTGTCTTATTAG
- the LOC106432532 gene encoding phosphopantothenate--cysteine ligase 2 isoform X1 → MSCISELGEDEVNSFFESSPPLKNMEEIVQKLNAFIHLNSSAGGRRRRIVCVTSGGTTVPLEQRCVRYIDNFSSGNRGAASTENFVKAGYAVIFLFRRGTCQPYSRSLPDDPFLECFQFPDNTNIQVNASHVEAVKMAVMDQQAVRIVYTTCVFFLLPKKMMITIVCVFLTLQAVAESRLLKLSFTTIYEYLQMLQLIATALKDVGPCSMFYLAAAVSDFYVPWKSMTEHKIESGSGPLDIRLAQVPKMLSILRANWAPKAFCISFKLETDSKILIEKATKALRKYKVHAVVANELSTRKEEVVVVSSSGNVVVRCDSEKPGSIVEDNLIRLIVDRHSTYIKEFST, encoded by the exons ATGAGTTGCATCTCTGAGTTGGGGGAAGATGAAGTTAATTCCTTTTTCGAGTCGTCTCCACCTCTCAAGAACATGGAAGAGATTGTCCAGAAGCTCAATGCCTTCATCCACCTCAATTCGTCAGCaggagggaggaggaggaggatcgtATGCGTAACCTCAGGGGGAACTACGGTTCCTTTGGAGCAGCGATGCGTAAGATATATTGATAACTTCAGCTCTGGCAATAGAGGTGCTGCTTCTACTGA GAACTTCGTCAAGGCTGGATATGCTGTCATTTTTCTCTTTAGGAG GGGAACTTGCCAGCCATATTCCCGGTCTCTTCCCGATGATCCATTCCTTGAATGCTTCCAGTTTCCAGATAACACCAACATTCaag TTAATGCATCACATGTGGAAGCTGTGAAAATGGCTGTTATGGACCAGCAAGCTGTACGTATTGTATATACCACTTGTGTCTTTTTTTTACtaccaaaaaaaatgatgatcactattgtttgtgtgtttttaacatTGCAGGCAGTAGCTGAATCTCGCTTACTAAAGCTCTCATTCACAACCATCTATGAGTATCTTCAG ATGTTGCAGTTGATTGCAACGGCGCTGAAAGACGTCGGTCCATGTTCCATGTTTTATCTTGCTGCGGCTGTGTCTGACTTTTATGTGCCGTGGAAGAGCATG ACAGAACACAAAATAGAATCAGGATCTGGTCCTCTGGACATAAGACTAGCTCAAGTCCCTAAAATGCTTTCAATCTTGAGAGCAAACTGGGCTCCAAAGGCTTTCTGCATATCATTTAAG CTAGAGACAGACTCAAAGATTCTGATAGAGAAGGCTACAAAGGCTCTACGGAAGTACAAAGTGCATGCGGTTGTAGCCAATGAGTTATCAACGCGCAAGGAAGAGGTTGTGGTTGTTTCAAGCAGCGGTAACGTTGTGGTTAGGTGCGATAGCGAGAAGCCTGGATCTATTGTAGAGGATAATCTTATTCGTCTCATTGTTGATCGGCATTCGACTTACATCAAAGAATTTAGCACTTGA
- the LOC106424022 gene encoding MD-2-related lipid-recognition protein 3 codes for MAISYVQPLLLLLGSLFFLPALRAVNFEYCNKSGYDFGNVTHVNISPNPVGPDVGELSITVIGYAKESIHTGSIEVYAKSENITDLLRKQPCTIESGTKFVLPLSEVPKDILEGNYKYGVSLLDEKVGDSKEAKVRMCVDFDLPTSSSTLSSA; via the exons ATGGCGATATCTTACGTTCAGCCTCTGCTTCTTCTCCtcggatcactcttcttcttgcCTGCATTACGTGCCGTCAATTTCGAATACTGCAATA AAAGTGGATACGATTTCGGTAACGTCACTCATGTTAATATCTCTCCGAACCCGGTTGGGCCTGATGTTGGAGAGCTAAGCATTACGGTTATTGGTTATGCAA AAGAAAGCATCCATACTGGATCTATAGAGGTTTATGCTAAATCTGAGAATATTACTGATCTTCTAAGAAAGCAGCCATGCACTATTGAATCTGGCACCAAATTTGTTTTACCTCTTTCCGAAGTTCCTAAGGATATACTCGAG GGTAACTACAAGTATGGGGTATCTTTGCTTGATGAAAAAGTCGGAGACTCTAAAGAGGCAAAAGTAAGAATGTGTGTCGACTTCGATTTACCAACTTCATCTTCCACATTGTCATCTGCTTAG
- the LOC111198153 gene encoding BEL1-like homeodomain protein 9, whose translation MSDAYEPYHVLQHSRRDKLRMPSLDSHFHFHHPPPPPSSSGGGGVFPIADSDFLAAGGFHSNNNNNPSYSNFMGFLGGQSSSSSTAVAVAGDHSFNAGLSSGDVLVFKPEPLSLSLSSHPRPTYDLVVPGVVNSGLCRSAAEAAAAAVTVASRSSGPLGPFTGYASILKGSKFLKPAQMLLDDFCSVSRAVYTEQIVDDEDDDSSLLFDPTIDNLCGVSDAGVGENGKKKSKLISMLDEVYKRYKQYYEQLQAVMGSFECVAGLGHAAPYASLTLKVLSKHFKCLKNAITDQLQFSTNNKIQQQRGHVMNSENKTDFLGFGGSDNSRGLCSTGQRHGFPDHHAPVWRPHRGLPERAVTVLRAWLFDHFLHPYPTDTDKLMLAKQTGLSRNQVSNWFINARVRVWKPMVEEIHMLETRQSQKSSSSWRDTTTAFPDNNNNPSSSTAQQRANNNSSPARRVRNDDVHANTNNNNNHFMNAGNGGNIGGGGAVSFSYGIASSNVPGMNTSTNGGVSLTLGLHHQIGLPEPFPMTTAQRFGLDGGSSGGGAGGESYGGGGGGYEGQDRPFGRDFIGGSNHQFLHDFVG comes from the exons ATGTCCGATGCATACGAGCCATACCATGTTCTCCAACATAGCCGACGAGATAAACTTCGGATGCCTTCTCTCGATTCCCACTTCCACTTTCAccaccctcctcctcctccttcttcctCCGGCGGCGGCGGCGTGTTTCCTATCGCCGACTCTGATTTCCTCGCAGCCGGTGGATTCCAttcaaacaataacaataacCCTAGCTACAGTAACTTCATGGGTTTTCTCGGTGGCCAATCTTCCTCTTCATCCACCGCAGTCGCCGTCGCTGGAGATCATTCCTTCAACGCCGGACTCTCTTCTGGCGACGTTCTCGTCTTCAAACCCGAgcctctatctctctctttgtCATCTCACCCTAGACCTACTTACGATCTCGTCGTTCCCGGCGTTGTTAACTCCGGACTCTGTAGATCCGCAGCTGAAGCCGCCGCTGCCGCCGTCACCGTAGCTTCAAGAAGCTCCGGTCCTCTCGGGCCGTTCACAGGCTACGCATCCATTCTGAAAGGATCAAAGTTCTTGAAACCAGCACAGATGCTTCTTGATGATTTTTGTAGTGTAAGTCGCGCGGTTTACACCGAACAAATCGTCGACGACGAAGATGACGATTCCTCTTTGCTTTTTGACCCAACGATTGATAATCTCTGCGGCGTTTCTGACGCCGGCGTAGGAGAAAATGGCAAGAAAAAATCAAAGCTCATCTCCATGTTAGACGAG GTCTACAAGAGGTATAAGCAGTACTATGAGCAGCTTCAAGCTGTGATGGGCTCATTCGAATGCGTCGCAGGTCTCGGGCACGCAGCTCCTTATGCGAGTTTAACATTAAAGGTATTGTCTAAGCATTTCAAATGTTTGAAGAATGCTATAACAGACCAGCTTCAGTTTAGCACCAATAACAAGATACAACAACAACGTGGCCATGTGATGAACTCTGAGAATAAGACCGACTTTTTGGGGTTTGGAGGAAGTGATAATAGTAGAGGCCTGTGTTCTACTGGTCAAAGACATGGATTCCCTGATCATCATGCTCCTGTATGGAGACCACACCGTGGCCTACCCGAACGTGCTGTTACCGTTCTAAGGGCTTGGCTCTTCGATCATTTCTTGCATCC TTATCCAACTGATACAGACAAACTCATGTTGGCTAAACAGACAGGTCTCTCCAGGAATCAG GTGTCGAATTGGTTCATAAACGCGCGAGTTAGGGTTTGGAAACCGATGGTGGAAGAGATTCATATGCTGGAGACTCGACAATCTCAgaaatcttcttcctcttggaGAGACACCACCACCGCCTTCCCCGATAACAACAACAACCCTTCTTCCTCCACGGCTCAACAAAGAGCTAACAACAACTCTTCTCCTGCTAGACGGGTGCGAAACGATGACGTTCATGCCAACaccaacaacaataacaaccaCTTTATGAACGCTGGAAACGGTGGGAACATTGGAGGCGGCGGCGCGGTAAGCTTCTCCTACGGTATTGCGTCATCGAATGTCCCGGGGATGAATACTAGCACAAATGGAGGAGTGTCGTTGACGTTAGGGCTTCATCATCAGATTGGGTTGCCGGAGCCTTTCCCAATGACAACTGCTCAGAGGTTTGGACTTGACGGTGGCAGTAGTGGTGGCGGTGCTGGAGGGGAGTCTTACGGTGGCGGCGGTGGTGGGTATGAAGGGCAAGATCGTCCGTTTGGGAGAGATTTTATTGGAGGCAGTAATCATCAGTTTCTACATGATTTTGTAGGATGA
- the LOC106432532 gene encoding phosphopantothenate--cysteine ligase 2 isoform X2, whose amino-acid sequence MSCISELGEDEVNSFFESSPPLKNMEEIVQKLNAFIHLNSSAGGRRRRIVCVTSGGTTVPLEQRCVRYIDNFSSGNRGAASTENFVKAGYAVIFLFRRGTCQPYSRSLPDDPFLECFQFPDNTNIQVNASHVEAVKMAVMDQQAAVAESRLLKLSFTTIYEYLQMLQLIATALKDVGPCSMFYLAAAVSDFYVPWKSMTEHKIESGSGPLDIRLAQVPKMLSILRANWAPKAFCISFKLETDSKILIEKATKALRKYKVHAVVANELSTRKEEVVVVSSSGNVVVRCDSEKPGSIVEDNLIRLIVDRHSTYIKEFST is encoded by the exons ATGAGTTGCATCTCTGAGTTGGGGGAAGATGAAGTTAATTCCTTTTTCGAGTCGTCTCCACCTCTCAAGAACATGGAAGAGATTGTCCAGAAGCTCAATGCCTTCATCCACCTCAATTCGTCAGCaggagggaggaggaggaggatcgtATGCGTAACCTCAGGGGGAACTACGGTTCCTTTGGAGCAGCGATGCGTAAGATATATTGATAACTTCAGCTCTGGCAATAGAGGTGCTGCTTCTACTGA GAACTTCGTCAAGGCTGGATATGCTGTCATTTTTCTCTTTAGGAG GGGAACTTGCCAGCCATATTCCCGGTCTCTTCCCGATGATCCATTCCTTGAATGCTTCCAGTTTCCAGATAACACCAACATTCaag TTAATGCATCACATGTGGAAGCTGTGAAAATGGCTGTTATGGACCAGCAAGCT GCAGTAGCTGAATCTCGCTTACTAAAGCTCTCATTCACAACCATCTATGAGTATCTTCAG ATGTTGCAGTTGATTGCAACGGCGCTGAAAGACGTCGGTCCATGTTCCATGTTTTATCTTGCTGCGGCTGTGTCTGACTTTTATGTGCCGTGGAAGAGCATG ACAGAACACAAAATAGAATCAGGATCTGGTCCTCTGGACATAAGACTAGCTCAAGTCCCTAAAATGCTTTCAATCTTGAGAGCAAACTGGGCTCCAAAGGCTTTCTGCATATCATTTAAG CTAGAGACAGACTCAAAGATTCTGATAGAGAAGGCTACAAAGGCTCTACGGAAGTACAAAGTGCATGCGGTTGTAGCCAATGAGTTATCAACGCGCAAGGAAGAGGTTGTGGTTGTTTCAAGCAGCGGTAACGTTGTGGTTAGGTGCGATAGCGAGAAGCCTGGATCTATTGTAGAGGATAATCTTATTCGTCTCATTGTTGATCGGCATTCGACTTACATCAAAGAATTTAGCACTTGA
- the LOC106432543 gene encoding L-type lectin-domain containing receptor kinase VIII.2-like codes for MAFFKALAFLLVLSFEIHKTTAAADADADSSFSFNGFAKSPAFEKNIALFRDSKLVNGGGSSIQLTGSVSRSEGRVLYKKPITLLQGTTTKGRNFSGSFSTSFSFSMSSSSKEIGSVLAFVMVPSGLDLRLFGRKDNTSSGLGFLLRNEVVAVEFGVSKRGNRVGVLVGRPGSARIRNLSSFGGHFDGGKKLSCWIDYEASSKRIEVRLSVSNALKPVDPLVSYSVDLAKIWKGKKFMVGLTSANGNSSKPHYLHSWSFKLRHPSMRIHSQPLDPNAVSKTVKEVEVKKKKKTVEVKGKKRKCVWRMLSALVLGAVCGTLGAMLALYLWTMCGNRRSMAVVPEECATEKSVVDEEAKN; via the coding sequence ATGGCGTTTTTCAAAGCTCTAGCCTTTCTGCTCGTTTTAAGCTTCGAGATTCACAAAACCACGGCTGCTGCTGATGCAGACGCAGATTCCTCGTTTTCCTTTAATGGGTTTGCGAAATCTCCCGCCTTTGAGAAGAACATTGCTCTGTTTCGAGATTCGAAGCTCGTCAACGGCGGCGGTTCATCGATTCAGCTGACCGGCTCGGTGAGTCGGAGCGAAGGGCGAGTCCTTTACAAGAAACCCATCACACTACTCCAAGGTACTACTACTAAAGGTAGAAACTTTTCAGGATCGTTCTCCACTAGCTTCTCCTTCTCAATGTCGTCCTCCTCCAAAGAGATCGGTAGCGTCCTGGCTTTTGTAATGGTTCCAAGTGGTTTGGATCTTAGGTTGTTTGGTAGAAAGGACAACACTTCCTCTGGTCTAGGCTTTTTATTGCGAAACGAGGTTGTTGCTGTTGAGTTTGGTGTCTCCAAGAGAGGGAACCGTGTGGGGGTCTTAGTTGGTAGACCTGGATCCGCGAGAATTAGAAATTTATCATCTTTTGGTGGACATTTCGATGGAGGGAAGAAGTTGAGTTGCTGGATTGATTACGAGGCAAGTTCTAAGAGAATAGAGGTTCGTTTGAGTGTTTCTAATGCCTTGAAGCCTGTGGATCCGTTGGTGTCTTACTCGGTAGACTTGGCTAAGATATGGAAAGGAAAGAAGTTTATGGTGGGTTTGACATCTGCAAATGGAAACTCTTCCAAGCCGCATTATCTACACTCATGGAGCTTTAAGCTGAGACATCCTTCAATGAGGATTCACTCGCAGCCGCTTGATCCAAACGCAGTTTCCAAGACTGTTAAGGAGGtggaggtgaagaagaagaagaagacggtgGAAGTAAAGGGGAAGAAGAGAAAGTGTGTTTGGAGAATGCTTAGTGCATTGGTTCTAGGTGCGGTTTGTGGAACTTTAGGTGCCATGTTAGCGTTATATCTTTGGACAATGTGCGGTAATAGACGGTCAATGGCAGTGGTTCCTGAGGAATGTGCTACTGAAAAATCTGTTGTTGATGAAGAAGCCAAGAATTAG
- the LOC106424028 gene encoding uncharacterized protein LOC106424028, with translation MKKPGFVFLLAVIILCVSLVSSEMKLGLEDYNFPVDPSPTAKHSIEPGPIEHGNPSNPYIPKPRSSPPPQPQDGG, from the exons atgaagaaaccaGGATTTGTCTTCCTTTTGGCTGTCATAATCCTCTGTGTCTCACTCGTTTCTTCTG AAATGAAATTAGGTTTGGAGGACTACAACTTTCCAGTGGATCCATCTCCGACAGCAAAACATTCGATCGAACCAGGTCCTATCGAGCATGGAAACCCTTCGAATCCTTATATTCCGAAGCCTCGTTCCTCTCCTCCTCCACAACCTCAAGACGGTGGTTAA
- the LOC106423967 gene encoding aspartic proteinase PCS1 codes for MHHPLFYLLLILFIRTNQCSSSSYSSQTLVLPLKTRITPTDNSGHRPTDKLHFHHNVTLTVTLTVGTPPQNISMVIDTGSELSWLRCNRTSNPNPTNNFDPTLSSSYSPIPCSSPTCRTRTRDFLIPASCDSDKLCHATLSYADASSSEGNLAAEIFHIGNSTNNSSLIFGCMGSGSVSGSDPEEDSKTTGLLGMNRGSLSFISQMGFPKFSYCISGTDDFPGFLLLGDSNFTWLTPLNYTPLIRISTPLPYFDRVAYTVQLTGIKVNGKLLPIPKSVLVPDHTGAGQTMVDSGTQFTFLLGPVYTALRTEFLNQTNGTLTVYDEPDFVFQGTMDLCYLISPVRIRTGILHRLPSVSLVFEGAEIAVSGQPLLYRVPHLTVGNDSVYCFTFGNSDLMGMEAYVIGHHHQQNMWIEFDLQRSRIGLAPVQCDVSGQRLGIES; via the coding sequence ATGCACCATCCTCtgttttatcttcttctcattcttttcatcaGAACTAATCAATGttcctcttcttcttattcttctcaAACTCTTGTTTTGCCTCTAAAGACCCGAATAACCCCAACGGATAATTCGGGTCATCGCCCCACCGACAAACTCCATTTCCACCACAACGTCACTCTCACCGTCACACTCACCGTCGGTACTCCTCCTCAAAACATCTCCATGGTCATCGACACTGGCAGCGAACTCTCCTGGCTCCGCTGCAACCGTACCTCAAACCCAAACCCGACCAACAACTTCGACCCGACTCTCTCCTCCTCCTACTCACCAATCCCTTGTTCCTCGCCCACTTGTCGGACCCGGACCCGAGACTTCCTCATACCCGCTTCCTGCGACTCCGACAAACTCTGCCACGCAACTCTCTCCTACGCCGACGCCTCCTCCTCCGAAGGCAACCTCGCCGCCGAGATTTTCCACATCGGAAACTCCACCAACAACTCCAGTCTCATTTTCGGGTGTATGGGATCCGGATCCGTGTCCGGATCCGACCCGGAAGAAGACAGCAAGACAACCGGGTTACTCGGCATGAACCGTGGCTCCCTCTCTTTCATCTCTCAGATGGGTTTCCCCAAGTTCTCCTACTGCATCTCCGGCACCGACGACTTCCCGGGCTTTCTTCTACTCGGCGACTCCAACTTCACGTGGCTAACGCCGTTAAACTACACGCCGTTGATCCGCATCTCGACGCCGCTGCCTTACTTCGACCGTGTCGCTTACACCGTCCAGCTCACGGGGATTAAAGTTAACGGTAAGCTTTTGCCCATCCCTAAATCGGTTCTCGTACCGGACCATACCGGTGCTGGTCAGACCATGGTTGATTCCGGTACTCAGTTTACTTTCTTGCTCGGACCGGTTTACACTGCGCTTCGAACCGAGTTTTTAAACCAGACAAACGGGACCTTAACGGTTTACGATGAACCGGATTTCGTTTTCCAAGGAACCATGGATTTGTGTTACTTAATTTCGCCGGTTCGGATTCGGACCGGGATCCTCCACCGGTTACCATCGGTTTCCTTGGTTTTCGAAGGAGCTGAGATAGCGGTTTCGGGTCAGCCGTTATTATACCGAGTCCCGCATCTGACGGTTGGGAACGATTCGGTTTATTGTTTCACGTTTGGAAACTCCGATCTTATGGGAATGGAGGCATACGTGATTGGACACCATCATCAGCAGAACATGTGGATCGAATTTGATTTGCAAAGATCAAGAATCGGTTTGGCTCCGGTACAGTGTGATGTATCTGGACAGAGACTAGGAATCGAGTCTTAA